A single genomic interval of Halomonas sp. GT harbors:
- a CDS encoding 3-keto-5-aminohexanoate cleavage protein → MSNPCIICVAITGSLPRKEDNPAVPITVAEQIESTQAAFEAGASIAHCHVRNDDQTPSSDPEKFGRLMEGLKKHCPGMIIQLSTGGRSGAGEARGGMLPLAPDMASLSVGSNNFPTRVYENPPQLVQWLADEMRTYAVKPEIEAFDLSHIHQAVALAEQGSITSPLYVQFVMGVKNSMPADKPTFDFYIETLKRLAPDAQWCGAGIGANQYVVNEWAIAAGGHTRTGLEDNVRLDRDTLAPSNAALVERAVALCEKYQRPVATWQQARHILGLKQSY, encoded by the coding sequence ATGTCTAACCCCTGTATTATCTGCGTCGCCATCACTGGCAGCTTGCCTCGTAAAGAGGATAACCCGGCAGTGCCCATCACCGTTGCAGAGCAGATTGAAAGCACTCAAGCAGCCTTTGAGGCTGGGGCGAGCATTGCCCACTGCCATGTGCGCAATGATGATCAAACGCCCTCCTCAGACCCTGAGAAGTTTGGCCGCCTAATGGAAGGGCTTAAGAAGCATTGCCCCGGTATGATTATTCAGCTTTCTACCGGTGGGCGCTCTGGCGCAGGAGAAGCCCGTGGTGGCATGCTGCCATTGGCGCCGGATATGGCCAGCCTCTCGGTGGGGTCGAATAACTTCCCCACGCGTGTCTATGAGAATCCACCACAGCTGGTGCAGTGGCTCGCTGACGAGATGCGCACCTACGCAGTTAAGCCTGAAATCGAGGCGTTCGATTTATCCCATATTCATCAGGCGGTGGCACTTGCAGAGCAAGGCAGCATCACGTCTCCGCTCTATGTTCAGTTTGTAATGGGGGTTAAAAACTCCATGCCAGCGGACAAGCCTACGTTTGATTTTTATATTGAAACGCTCAAACGCTTAGCACCGGATGCCCAGTGGTGTGGCGCAGGTATCGGTGCTAATCAATACGTGGTCAATGAGTGGGCGATTGCTGCCGGTGGGCATACCCGTACTGGCCTTGAAGACAATGTGCGTCTTGATCGCGATACGCTAGCACCCTCTAATGCAGCGTTGGTCGAACGTGCTGTCGCGTTGTGTGAAAAGTATCAGCGCCCGGTGGCCACTTGGCAGCAGGCGCGGCACATTCTTGGATTGAAACAATCGTATTAA
- a CDS encoding alpha/beta fold hydrolase, with amino-acid sequence MAFQMMNDRSVAYRLLGDEMKPLVVLAHPLGMSQAVWDDIIPALLPRYRILTWDLPGHGASQAVSGKQLSPADLAAEALALVALAGTQQFHFVGTSIGGVVGQQLIAEHSDRLLTITLTNTGAVIGNADLWNTRADRVRHEGLAAMSQEIVPRWFAPAAFEGSPALKTGWCTQMGRGDDESYAQLCEMLGRDTFCGKLSNKSVKVQLLGGSEDMATPPSTLEALSAELDSAALTILEGVGHVPSVEVPGLLAEKLLALFATPAHAVSN; translated from the coding sequence ATGGCATTTCAAATGATGAATGATCGCAGCGTCGCCTATCGGCTGCTTGGCGATGAAATGAAGCCACTGGTGGTATTGGCACATCCGTTAGGCATGAGCCAAGCCGTGTGGGACGACATTATCCCCGCACTGCTGCCGCGCTACCGTATTTTAACCTGGGATTTACCCGGCCATGGGGCCAGCCAGGCGGTCAGCGGTAAGCAACTTTCGCCCGCGGATCTCGCCGCTGAGGCGCTGGCGTTGGTGGCATTGGCAGGCACACAACAATTCCACTTTGTTGGTACGTCTATTGGTGGCGTGGTTGGTCAACAGCTAATCGCTGAACACAGCGATCGTTTGCTGACCATTACGCTGACCAATACCGGCGCAGTGATTGGCAATGCGGACTTGTGGAATACCCGCGCGGACCGGGTTCGTCATGAAGGCCTGGCGGCGATGTCTCAAGAAATTGTGCCACGTTGGTTTGCCCCTGCGGCGTTTGAGGGAAGTCCGGCGTTGAAAACAGGCTGGTGCACCCAGATGGGCCGTGGTGACGATGAGTCCTACGCACAGCTATGTGAAATGCTGGGCCGCGATACCTTCTGCGGAAAGCTGAGCAACAAGAGCGTGAAGGTGCAGTTACTTGGCGGCAGCGAAGATATGGCCACGCCGCCATCAACGCTGGAAGCACTATCGGCCGAACTCGATAGTGCAGCGCTAACAATTCTTGAGGGAGTCGGTCACGTGCCCTCAGTCGAGGTACCGGGGTTACTGGCGGAAAAGCTGCTGGCACTGTTTGCTACGCCTGCTCACGCTGTTTCTAACTAA
- the pcaF gene encoding 3-oxoadipyl-CoA thiolase, which yields MSDVYLCHPRRTAIGRFGGTLASVRPDDFAATIFKAVLAQAPALDPVAIDEVFMGCANQAGEDNRNVARMSSLLAGIPTSVPGTTMNRLCGSGMDAVGTAFRAIKAGEMELALAGGVESMSRAPFVMGKADSAFSRGQKLEDTTIGWRFINPLMKKAYGVDSMPETAENVAEQFSISREDQDAFALRSQQKAASAQQVGRFAQEITAIDIPRRKQAPLIFDQDEHLRETTLAKLAALPTPFRDGGSVTAGNASGVNDGAAAMLVASQAAVKQHGLTPMAKIIGMATAGVEPRIMGYGPVPAVQKLLKRTGITIDEIDVFEFNEAFAAQALACMRDLGLNDDDPRVNPNGGAIALGHPLGMSGARLLMTAAHELQNTGKRYALCTMCVGVGQGIATLIERV from the coding sequence ATGAGTGATGTCTATTTATGCCACCCGCGCCGCACTGCCATTGGTCGCTTCGGTGGCACTTTGGCCAGCGTACGCCCCGATGATTTCGCCGCAACGATTTTTAAAGCGGTGTTGGCACAAGCGCCGGCTCTCGACCCTGTCGCCATTGATGAAGTGTTTATGGGCTGTGCCAATCAGGCGGGGGAGGATAATCGCAACGTGGCACGCATGTCGTCGCTGCTGGCGGGCATCCCGACTTCCGTACCCGGCACGACCATGAACCGCCTATGCGGATCAGGCATGGATGCGGTAGGTACAGCATTTCGCGCTATTAAAGCAGGCGAGATGGAGCTGGCGCTGGCCGGTGGCGTCGAGTCTATGTCCAGGGCCCCCTTCGTGATGGGCAAGGCCGACAGCGCTTTCTCGCGCGGCCAAAAACTTGAAGACACCACCATTGGCTGGCGCTTTATAAACCCACTAATGAAAAAAGCCTACGGCGTCGATTCGATGCCAGAAACGGCGGAAAACGTCGCAGAGCAATTCAGCATCTCCCGGGAGGATCAGGATGCTTTCGCGCTGCGTTCCCAGCAGAAAGCGGCGAGCGCTCAGCAAGTGGGTCGCTTCGCCCAAGAGATCACCGCCATTGACATACCCCGCCGCAAGCAGGCACCGCTGATCTTCGATCAGGATGAGCACCTGCGCGAAACTACCTTGGCAAAATTGGCGGCTTTACCGACGCCCTTTCGTGATGGCGGCAGCGTGACCGCAGGCAATGCCTCCGGCGTTAACGACGGCGCAGCGGCGATGCTAGTGGCAAGCCAAGCGGCGGTAAAACAGCACGGCCTGACGCCGATGGCCAAAATTATCGGTATGGCCACGGCAGGGGTTGAACCGCGGATTATGGGGTACGGCCCAGTGCCCGCCGTACAGAAGTTGCTCAAGCGTACGGGAATCACGATAGACGAGATCGATGTGTTCGAGTTTAACGAGGCGTTTGCCGCTCAGGCGCTTGCCTGCATGCGCGATCTTGGGCTTAACGACGATGACCCGCGGGTGAATCCAAACGGCGGTGCCATTGCATTGGGCCACCCTTTGGGAATGTCGGGCGCTCGGCTACTAATGACCGCTGCCCACGAGCTTCAAAATACAGGTAAGCGCTATGCGCTGTGCACCATGTGTGTGGGTGTTGGGCAAGGTATTGCCACGTTGATTGAGCGCGTTTAA
- a CDS encoding CoA-transferase subunit beta, which translates to MSYTSSEMMTVTAARALENGMTCFVGIGLPSEAANLARLTHAPEVVLIYESGTLQTKPDILPLSIGDGELCESALTTVAVPEMFRYWLQGGKVNVGFLGTAQIDRFANLNTTLIGDYKAPKVRLPGGGGAPEIATNAGEVFITLKHSKRAFVKDVDFVTTLGFGRDGKGRDNVPNIGKGPTRVITDLCVMKPDPDTKELVVVSLHPGVTREQVIDATGWDIRFVEQLESTPEPNANELDILRELKARTERAHAGE; encoded by the coding sequence ATGAGTTACACCTCTTCTGAAATGATGACCGTGACGGCAGCCCGTGCGTTGGAAAATGGCATGACCTGCTTTGTGGGTATTGGTCTACCATCTGAAGCCGCTAACCTGGCGCGCTTAACGCATGCGCCTGAGGTAGTGCTGATTTATGAGTCTGGCACCCTGCAAACCAAGCCTGACATTCTGCCGCTCTCGATTGGTGACGGCGAGCTGTGTGAATCAGCGCTAACCACGGTGGCCGTACCGGAAATGTTCCGCTATTGGCTGCAGGGTGGGAAAGTCAATGTGGGCTTTTTAGGCACCGCGCAAATTGATCGTTTTGCCAACCTCAACACCACGCTGATTGGCGATTACAAAGCGCCCAAGGTTCGCCTGCCAGGCGGCGGCGGTGCGCCTGAAATTGCCACCAATGCCGGTGAAGTCTTTATTACTCTCAAGCACTCCAAGCGTGCTTTTGTGAAAGATGTCGACTTCGTCACCACGCTTGGGTTTGGCCGTGACGGCAAAGGGCGTGACAACGTTCCCAATATTGGCAAGGGTCCCACGCGGGTCATTACCGACCTGTGCGTGATGAAGCCCGACCCGGATACCAAAGAGCTGGTGGTGGTGTCGCTGCATCCTGGCGTTACACGTGAACAAGTGATCGATGCGACCGGCTGGGATATTCGCTTTGTCGAACAGCTGGAGAGCACACCGGAACCGAACGCCAATGAGCTTGACATATTGCGCGAACTGAAAGCACGCACCGAGCGGGCCCACGCGGGCGAATAA
- a CDS encoding CoA transferase subunit A has product MAEFLSLHDAVAHYVEDGATVAMEGFTHLIPFAAGHEVIRQKKRDLTLIRMTPDIIYDQLIGAGCAKKVIFSWGGNPGVGSLHRLRDAVEKGWPQKIEILEHSHAAMACAFEAGAAGLPLAVLRGYVGSELPSVNDQIKFIECPFTGERLAAVPSVRPDVSIIHAQRADRQGNVLVEGIVGVQKEAVLAAKHSIVTVEEIVDDLNAHPNACVIPGWAISAVAVAEKGALPSYTHGYYGRSNRFYKEWDAIARDRDTFTQWLDDNVYRADNNPAGGQA; this is encoded by the coding sequence ATGGCCGAGTTTCTCAGCTTGCATGACGCGGTAGCACACTACGTCGAAGACGGCGCTACCGTTGCCATGGAAGGCTTTACCCACCTGATTCCGTTTGCTGCGGGTCACGAAGTTATTCGCCAGAAAAAGCGCGATCTGACGCTTATTCGCATGACCCCCGATATCATTTATGACCAATTGATCGGCGCGGGCTGCGCTAAGAAAGTGATTTTTTCCTGGGGTGGTAACCCAGGGGTTGGCTCACTTCACCGCCTGCGTGATGCAGTTGAGAAAGGCTGGCCGCAAAAAATTGAAATTTTAGAGCACAGCCATGCGGCGATGGCCTGCGCGTTTGAGGCTGGGGCTGCTGGCTTGCCCCTGGCTGTGCTGCGTGGCTATGTGGGTAGCGAGCTACCGAGCGTGAATGATCAAATCAAATTTATTGAGTGCCCGTTTACCGGCGAACGCCTAGCGGCTGTGCCCTCGGTGCGGCCAGATGTGTCGATCATTCACGCACAGCGGGCAGACCGCCAGGGTAATGTGCTGGTGGAAGGTATTGTGGGCGTACAGAAAGAGGCCGTGTTGGCTGCTAAGCACAGCATTGTCACCGTGGAAGAAATTGTCGATGACCTGAACGCTCATCCCAATGCTTGCGTTATTCCTGGCTGGGCAATTAGTGCCGTTGCCGTGGCAGAAAAGGGCGCGCTGCCTTCGTATACCCATGGCTACTACGGTCGCAGCAACCGCTTCTATAAAGAGTGGGATGCCATTGCGCGTGATCGCGATACGTTCACCCAGTGGCTCGACGACAACGTATACCGCGCTGACAACAACCCTGCGGGAGGCCAAGCCTGA
- a CDS encoding IclR family transcriptional regulator domain-containing protein codes for MSNALPEDVLKPTDRDFVAALASGLEVVMAFDEMHTRMTLSEVAERTGMNRAKARRFLLTLHALGYVRKQQRYFELTPKVLQLGYSYLASNNYRGVIQQYLEEITRQCGESSSLGVLDGDDVIYLARSAAPHRLMAITLSVGTRLPAAYTSMGRVLLAQLPDSELDSYLSQLTLMRYTDKTITDPAALKAAIQKAREEGYAITDQELDSGLRSIAVPVFDTHEKLIGAINISTNAARVDMPTLLETYRPLLLEKAQLIRQSVSV; via the coding sequence ATGAGCAATGCCCTACCAGAAGATGTTTTGAAACCAACGGATCGTGATTTTGTTGCGGCGCTGGCCAGCGGGCTGGAAGTCGTGATGGCGTTTGATGAGATGCACACGCGAATGACACTCAGCGAAGTTGCCGAGCGAACAGGGATGAATCGAGCCAAAGCTCGGCGGTTTTTACTGACGCTCCACGCCCTTGGCTATGTGCGTAAACAGCAGCGCTACTTCGAGCTAACCCCTAAGGTACTGCAGCTGGGGTACTCGTATTTAGCGTCTAATAATTACCGTGGGGTCATACAGCAGTATCTGGAGGAGATTACCCGCCAGTGCGGTGAATCCTCATCGCTGGGGGTACTCGACGGTGACGACGTGATCTACCTGGCCCGCTCAGCCGCACCGCATCGCTTGATGGCGATCACCCTTTCCGTCGGTACTCGCCTGCCCGCCGCCTACACATCCATGGGCAGAGTGCTACTTGCCCAGTTGCCGGATAGTGAGTTGGATAGCTACCTGAGCCAGCTCACCTTGATGCGCTATACCGACAAGACCATTACCGATCCCGCAGCACTGAAAGCAGCGATACAAAAAGCGCGGGAAGAGGGTTACGCGATTACCGATCAAGAGCTAGATTCTGGCCTGCGTTCGATTGCAGTGCCGGTGTTTGATACCCATGAAAAGCTGATTGGCGCGATTAACATCAGCACCAATGCCGCCCGTGTGGATATGCCAACACTGTTGGAAACGTATCGACCGTTATTGTTGGAAAAAGCACAGCTCATTCGCCAGTCGGTAAGTGTGTAA
- a CDS encoding SDR family NAD(P)-dependent oxidoreductase, protein MDNTRLKGKNCLITGAARGMGAAVAEHYAAQGAKVCVADINIEGCEEVAARIKANGGDAIAVKLNVTDRAEVQAAVKATVDAFGSLNVMVNNAGINKPLMFLDITEENWHQIMDVNALGCLLGMQEAAKQMIDQGKENGPYKIINVGSILSRQAFDDVVPYSCSKHAVLAMINGGAKALVDHNITVNGYGPGVVRTELWEQLDKDLVSIGKFDKQGQSMDELAEKMILMKRYSYPEDVVGTASFLASAESDYMTGQLLMIDGGMIMQ, encoded by the coding sequence ATGGACAACACTCGACTCAAAGGTAAAAACTGCCTCATTACAGGCGCAGCTCGCGGCATGGGCGCTGCCGTAGCTGAACACTATGCTGCCCAAGGGGCAAAGGTTTGCGTAGCAGATATCAATATTGAAGGGTGCGAAGAAGTCGCGGCACGTATCAAAGCAAACGGCGGCGATGCTATTGCAGTCAAACTTAACGTTACCGACCGTGCTGAAGTGCAGGCTGCAGTGAAGGCCACTGTCGACGCTTTTGGCAGTTTGAACGTGATGGTCAATAATGCGGGCATCAACAAGCCATTGATGTTCCTTGATATCACTGAGGAAAACTGGCATCAGATAATGGATGTTAACGCGCTGGGCTGTCTACTCGGGATGCAGGAAGCAGCCAAGCAGATGATTGACCAGGGCAAAGAAAACGGTCCCTATAAAATCATTAACGTTGGGTCAATTCTGTCTCGCCAGGCCTTTGACGACGTTGTGCCCTACTCATGCAGCAAACATGCTGTGCTGGCCATGATTAACGGCGGTGCCAAGGCACTGGTCGACCACAATATTACGGTCAATGGTTATGGCCCTGGCGTCGTGCGCACTGAACTGTGGGAGCAGCTTGATAAAGATTTGGTCAGTATCGGAAAATTCGATAAGCAGGGCCAGTCTATGGACGAGCTTGCTGAGAAAATGATCCTAATGAAGCGCTACTCCTACCCGGAAGATGTGGTCGGCACCGCCTCTTTCCTAGCCAGCGCTGAATCTGATTACATGACCGGGCAGTTACTGATGATTGATGGCGGCATGATCATGCAGTAA
- a CDS encoding ABC transporter substrate-binding protein, with protein MRDDLAEINEANPEGPYDKLSQMPSSKISNTEFARFIDFIEKFEDETEGTLSMALGYREMRMLLHVMRNHLAGRLTTPTSLADASGLTYGTAKRGIDSIMQRGLLISRPRTKSGKTVSLHPSSQMIQEWESYAERIKGLLGPLFGIDPSSETASKIFLGASSSERVISTPAVLSARLELKGGLRVLAHADPTFMAMHNLKRQLESIFGLEIRNKARSIDNLLDEILDNARLAKSRYDVVACDLPWFGELAARGILMPLDTLIKRDNYDLSDFHPMAIQSSGYTGSQYGIPVQTTPELLCYRQDVFEAAQLTPPTTTEALVKVARQLHDPAKGRYGIAWNAARGTPLGHTFSFLMAKFGQPLLNLPNGKGGYDFQQAAGEQLRPMFQSDAAYRACEYMLDILKYSPPNILSMSWYERAQSYASGEACMAYCYTLLAPLFELDRHSPAYGNTGYLPHPVGNHGRAITPIGGYALAIPANLAPERVEAVWTALRHLTSANMSKLYIMNGSLVTPRFSVSQDPEVSALSPLIKIVDDMAKKDILQAWPRPPVPGVTEVISIAGNEIFEVLDGRRSIKKALSIAQERADKVMREKGHY; from the coding sequence GCTAATCCAGAGGGGCCTTACGATAAGCTGTCGCAAATGCCCTCCTCGAAAATTTCTAATACAGAGTTCGCTCGCTTTATCGACTTCATTGAAAAATTTGAAGATGAAACTGAAGGCACGCTCTCCATGGCGCTCGGCTATCGCGAAATGCGTATGTTGTTGCACGTCATGCGCAACCATCTTGCAGGTCGATTAACCACCCCAACGTCGCTGGCCGATGCGTCTGGATTGACTTATGGGACGGCAAAGCGCGGTATTGACAGTATTATGCAGCGAGGTCTTCTTATCTCACGCCCACGAACCAAGTCGGGTAAAACGGTTTCGCTGCATCCTTCTTCTCAAATGATTCAGGAGTGGGAAAGCTACGCTGAGCGAATTAAAGGGCTCCTCGGCCCATTGTTCGGAATCGACCCTTCATCGGAAACGGCCAGTAAGATCTTCTTGGGGGCGTCGTCCTCAGAGCGGGTGATATCAACCCCAGCAGTCCTGTCTGCACGGCTTGAACTGAAGGGTGGGTTACGCGTGTTAGCCCACGCTGACCCCACGTTTATGGCCATGCACAATCTTAAGCGTCAGCTAGAGTCAATCTTTGGCCTAGAAATTCGCAACAAAGCACGGTCAATCGATAATCTGCTAGATGAGATCCTCGATAATGCCCGTTTGGCGAAGTCGCGCTATGACGTCGTGGCCTGTGACCTGCCCTGGTTTGGTGAATTAGCGGCAAGAGGGATTCTCATGCCTCTCGATACGCTAATTAAACGCGATAATTACGATCTTTCTGATTTCCACCCCATGGCGATTCAGAGCTCGGGGTATACGGGTAGCCAGTACGGTATTCCTGTTCAAACCACACCGGAATTACTTTGTTATCGTCAGGATGTTTTCGAGGCGGCGCAGTTAACGCCGCCCACCACCACAGAAGCACTGGTTAAAGTCGCTAGGCAGTTACATGATCCAGCTAAAGGGCGTTATGGCATTGCCTGGAATGCGGCAAGAGGCACGCCCCTTGGTCATACGTTTAGTTTTTTAATGGCAAAGTTCGGTCAGCCGCTGCTTAACCTCCCCAACGGCAAGGGTGGTTATGACTTTCAGCAAGCCGCGGGCGAGCAATTGCGCCCAATGTTTCAGTCAGATGCCGCTTATAGGGCCTGTGAATATATGCTGGATATTTTGAAATATTCACCGCCGAACATTCTCAGTATGTCCTGGTACGAACGTGCTCAGTCGTACGCATCGGGCGAGGCCTGTATGGCCTACTGTTATACGTTACTCGCCCCGTTGTTTGAATTAGATCGACACTCTCCTGCATATGGCAATACTGGCTATCTGCCCCATCCGGTTGGAAATCATGGTCGCGCCATTACTCCGATTGGTGGTTATGCCCTCGCTATTCCCGCGAACTTAGCACCAGAGCGTGTTGAGGCGGTATGGACAGCGCTAAGACACCTGACATCAGCCAATATGTCCAAGCTTTACATCATGAACGGTAGCTTGGTAACGCCTCGCTTCAGTGTTAGTCAGGACCCTGAGGTGTCGGCATTATCGCCGCTGATTAAGATTGTCGATGATATGGCAAAGAAGGATATTTTACAGGCATGGCCACGCCCGCCCGTGCCTGGGGTAACGGAGGTCATCAGCATTGCGGGAAACGAGATTTTTGAAGTACTGGATGGACGGCGCTCTATCAAGAAAGCACTCTCTATTGCTCAAGAGCGTGCCGATAAGGTGATGCGAGAAAAGGGGCATTATTGA